AATAGATGAAGTAAATAAACACttaatatttatactaattCTATCTTTCATTGGACTACATTCAATTCTCCTTTAGAAATTGTGGGAAGTTCCACCCACTAATCAACTAACGATTACAGGTATTTAGTTTAGGACAagcagataaaatcaattttaattaccCCTTTATCTTTCttcaagataaaaataaaatatataagtttttttttcattaagtcACTTATAACTTTTTTCAGTATTCTTTAactatcatattttatataacaaaatagtTGTTCTAAGACATAGAGATAACTCTTAAAAGAGAGAATAAGCTTAAAAAAGtaaatgtttttcaaataaagaacattcttttaatatcatatatataagACAATCTATGGTTAGTACTGTTAGAACTTAAGATGAGTGTTATTAGTGTGTTGATCTTCTATTTGTGTGTCATAGTTGTAATAAAAGTTAGATAACTTTTTAGTTGACATGATCTTTGTTATACTTAATGTTTAGTATTTCAAAGTAACGCCAGTGCAACACATGTTATGCATTATGGTTATTTTAAGGCTTATTAGTCAATTATAAAATCATAGTCTATCATACCGTAATCTAAAACAATCCTTTTAGGTTATGAGTTGTAGTTATAGTCTATTATCACTTACAGACTTTGATTATCCATATATAATATCAACACAAATacatttacaattttaatacaaattttaaataaaatttaatgtaaaatataaatttaaataaatttaattttatcaaaaatatttaataaaaatatattttaataaaaatatcatatataaaaatgaaattatatttcaattagGAGAGGATGAGAttgttcaattttaaaaaaataaaataaaatagaatcaaaataacaaatacaaatatcaatttgaaaataaaataaatggcaTAAAACTAACTTaacttgtaataaaataattcttttaaaataaaagaattttaagagattaaaaaataCGATGAACTTAACACATTTaaagatattaatataatacTATCAAAAATAACCTAATCGTTATTTCaaagataatatttaaagatattaatataatacGAACAAAAATAACcgttatttcaaacataaaactCAAGTGAaaccaattaaaaaaagaacTGCTTAAAATTTTCCAAGAAATACAATAACCAacagaatattttaattattattttattattatcacatCCTAAGGGTTATATATTAGTATCGTGGGTCAACTTACTTGGTTAAATTTATGGAAAACGTTATTTTAACAACAGATTTTTGACAACAATTTGACAACAACACGTGTCTCACTGTCATtggttgtttttattaaattttgtttaaagatTCATTTGGTTTTGGAGGGCATTTTTGgaataatttttagaaattttttggCGCTTTTCATAAACCCTACAAAAGTCTCTTTCCTCCTTTTCGAAACTCTCTTTCCCCCTTTTCGAAATTCTCTCTCCCCCTTTTCGAAACTTTCTCTCCCCCTTCACCGAAAGATCCTTCAAAACTCTATCTCCGTCGTTGAAGTTCcttcctttgaaactctctccGTCATTGAAGTGGTGTCTCTGTCCACCGTTGTTCGTCCGTCGCTTGGGTCCACCAGTGTCTTTGGAGGAAgtcgtctctctctctctacgcCATTGAAGTGCTTTCTGTGCGCCATTTCTCCAAAGCTCTCGTTTTTCCGCTGGCACCGTTGTTCCTTCGTCGCTTAGGTGCATTGTTCCTTCCTCTTTGGTTAGCAAGTGGTTTTGTTGGCATCATTTCTCCAAAGGTATTGTTTTTTCGTATAAACAACCTATAAACAATGGTGCAGAACGTCACTTCTCAACCTATAAACAACCTTCGTGGGTCTTCCATCCACATAGGACTCACCAAACTCGAAATTGCTTGTTATGGACACCTTAAACCATGGCCAACAAGGGGATCAATCCATAAAAACTTGAAAACACAATCGTCAGGACTGTTGGGGAGTGCTTTGGCCATGTTTGGGTAGCATTCCTCAAGTTTTGGTACAAAAGGGGTTTTttccactggtaatcgattaccagctccctgtaatcgattacaacaacatcAGTCCTGTGTCAATGATGACGAACAAACAATGAtcatgcacctcacctcagttggagaaaaccacctaaatggacatttttttttgaagaaatcaatgacttaacctcattattggtgcagggagcacacccaataacgtttaactcactcacccatctcaaaaaatgaaaaattcaacaaaaatagagaatggggagtagtgttcatctagctagggagtacagttgaagtttctgtacaaaatacccattttcttttggtaatcgattataggggtcttgtaatcgattaacagaggaaaaagggtaatttgtacataaacttcaactgtactcccgaGCTAGATGAACATTgctccccaactctgtttttctgacctttgctacttgttttgttcttaaatttctccaccgaactccaaatgacttgattcttgttttgttggaatctagactcaatgatctttccaacaaaataagaatcaactcatttgaaGTTCAGTGGAGAAAGTTTTGAGGAAAACAACCAGCAAAAgtcagaggtggtagaaatatataaaacgttaactttaaggaattaactgcacctactcaggtgtccaaaaattataaattagtagtcattggaaagatatttgagtctaatttctaataaaaaaagaatcacatcatttggagctctgtgaaaaaagttatgattaaaatagtcagcaaaggtcaaagttgacagcatgggttatgcacatcacctcaattggagaaaaccacctaaatggacatttttattttgaagaaatcaatgacctaacctcattattggtgcagagagctcaccgaataacattgaactcactcacccatctcaaaaaaggaaaaattcaacaaaaataaagaatggggagcagtgttcatctagctgggagtacagttgaagtttctgtacaaattaccctttttcctctggtaatcgattacaggggtcttgtaatcgattaccagaggaaaaagggtaatttgtacaaaaacttcaactgtactccccagctagatgaacattGCTCCCCAACTCTATTTTTCTGAactttgctacttgttttgttcttaactttctccaccgaactccaaatgacttgattcttgttttgttggaatctagactcaaagagctttccaacaaaacaagaataaacGCATTTGGAGTTTGaaggagaaagttatgagcaaaacaaccagcaaaggtcagaggtggtagaaatatataaaacgttaactttaaggaattaactgcacctactcaggtgtccaaaaattataaattagtagtcattggaaagaggttttagtctactttctaataaaaaaagaatcacatcatttggaggtctgtggaaaaaattatgattaaaatagtaagCAAAgatcaaagttgacagcatgggttatgcacctcacctcaattggagaaaaccacttaaatggacatttttattttgaagaaatcaatgacctaaTCTCATTATTGGTGCACGGAGCACACCCAATAACATttaactcactcacccatctcaacaaatgaaaaatttaacaaaaatagagCATGGGGAGTACTGTTCATCAAGGTGGGGaatacagttgaagtttctgtataaatgacaattttttctcTGGTAATCGATAATCGATCGATTACCAgagaaaaaattgtcatttgtacagaaacttcaactgtactccccagctgGATGAACAGCACTCCCCAGGGTCATTTTTCTGTTCCTATGggtgattttttttctatttttgtctcTGTAATTGATTGTCAGGGGCTTTTATAGGTGTTTAAACCAAGGTAGTTCAACTGGACTCCCCATGATGGTTTTGTCTGTGTTTTTAGTGactttttccaatttttgaGATGGTTGAGTAAGTTTAATGGTCATGTGTATCAAATCCATTAACATTCCATGATGAGAACATATTTTGGTTCAATCCATATTAACATTGAAAAAACATGTTGTGAATTGGAAATGTTCGATACAATtcattacaataattttttaaaatattaacgtcAGCATGATTGGAAAGTGGACATTCCATAATTTTATCAAGTAGACATTCCTCTCCTCATGAGTCAATCTTCCATTCAAAACATCAACAAACTTGGTTTTAGAAGAATGTTGCACACACaactgcataaaaaaaattcatgttagaacaatccaaaaaataattaacaaaacaagaaacacaaattGGCAAAGAGGAAAGGGGAAAGGGGAAAGGCTAAATGGAAAATGGGAAAGAGGAAGTGGAAAATGGGAAAGGGAAAACGCGAAAGGGGAAAAGGAATAGTGGAGATATCTTGCTCTCATCACCGAAGTCACCGGAGTTTTCCATTTCccacaacaaaatcaatataaagGAGAACATGTTTCTCGCTGGGTTGCTTCaccgaagaagatgaagctaaaataaagagaaacgagagagaaaaaaagaaagctTGAAGGGAAAAAGGAGAGAGCttgaagagaaaaaggagaaggcttgaagagagaaaggagtgAGCTctaagagagaaaggagaaagcttgaagagagaaaggagaaggaaCGATGAAAGAGGTTTGAGAGAGCTTGTCAAAATTGCGTTGTTAGAATATCGCGATCCTAAATTTATATCAAACTTCTATAACATAAATGTTACCAAATCAGTGAAATGAATCTTTACTGACACTATaccaaaatcaaattataaaaatacaaatatacgAAAAAGAAATTTCATATATACCAAACCAAATAAAGTCATGCACCTGTTTATATCAAacatggaataaaaaaaataaaagaaaagagtgaTATGATAAGGATGAAATTTGTATGTAAACAAAAGTGACCCTCCTTCACTACCTACATAGTATATACCAAAACAAATCACAATTCAGAGCTATCTCTTTTCTTTCCCATGGCCGGccacttcttttttttttctttttttttttaacttaggGGTCCAATTCTTTCACCAGAAAGCAACCCTTCTCTTTCACCCTTTGGAACCCTAAACCTAAAATTAATCCCCAAAATTcacaacaaaaaacaaaacgtCTCTTTCATCATTCCCTTCACCAAACAAACTAATTCCCATTTTATTAAAGTAACGCCCcagacaaagaaaagaaaaacatgagtCTTTCGACCCTAACACCTATGACCTCAATTAAAAAACATAGAGCGAAGGGAATAGTTTATCAACAAAGGGAATGATAATTaataatcattatttattaattacacgcatttatttgtattttaataaattactattgttattattatttttcatggtgatgatgatgatgaaataAGAAGCAACCACCAATGGGTGATGCCCGTGTTGTGTATATTGTACAGTTCACACAGCACAAAAGAAACACACGCATGAACGAACTGAAAAAGTGAAAAgctcaaataataaaatgacaaaaacaaaagcaaaacatTAGCATAGTTTGTGTTTTTGCCATGGTTCCCCAAATTCAAGTGAAAAGCAGCACCAGGATCACCAATTCAACGACCTGCTGGATCAGCCACCAACACGGTTCGATCTGCATCTTCCTCTGCTAAGCCACGCTCCTCATCATAACCCAaagagaaaatttttaaagttatatatataattagagagaaaagagagagagagagagaggggcGAAGATCTGAAAGCTTTGTTGTACACAGTTATAACACTGAAAAAAAATGCAAGGTAAAGTTCAACAccgttccttcttcttcttcttctttacttcctttttgtttttctgaacCCTAAATTTTCTCTCATTTGACTCTACTTTGACTCCAATTCATTTGCTCTTTGCTGAGACTGACTCTGCTCACTCCACATTATTTTCTGttcgtttttcttttattatgtttttcttttgggGTTTGTGTGGGTGTGGGTGGCTGGGGGTGTTTGAATTGTGTCTGTGGTCTCATTGCATGAGTTAATTATTCGAATAGAAACTTCTGTGGGCGTGTGGGAATTCTTAAATTTGAGAAATTGGCGATGCAATTCAACTCTGCGAAAGGGGAAGTTTAGGAATTTGGAGTTGGGGGGTTGCGATTGTGCTTCTCTCTGTGAGTTTTGTTGGATTTGGGTGATTCTGTTAGTTTGCGGCAGTTGTAGCAATGGTGACGTTGGGTTGTTCTTCTCAAAGGCTTAAACTTTGTGAACATGGCTCATTTCTTCTTCAGTAACTCGATATGAATGGTCGCATCTAAAAAGGCCTGTAGACTTTGAGCTTATGCTGATGCATTAGGCTTTTGGGGAAGTCCAAGTTGCGGTCATTGGTGGTCTAACTTAAAACTTCAATTTTACTTCGTCTATGTATAGTAGGGTTTTAGTTGTAGTGATTTAGTAGATCAacacatttgtttttttttcttctttttttggcCTCTAAGACATCCAGCTGATATATGGCTTGAATTTGCTAATGAATGGCTTTTTTTCCTTGACAAGGATGTAATAGTTACAGATTGTGAGATGTGTGCAAGCATGTGCCTGCCTTGATGTGCTTGTTTGAGATAGAACCGGCAGTGAAATGGATAAATGgagtaatttgtttttcttgagaCTGAAGAATTAGGTAAACAGGGTACAAAACTGGTTAATGCTGTGAATTTTGCTGTATTAAGCCTGTGAATCAATTTTCGTGTCTCAGTGCACAGGAACTGAGCTAGATAGAGCGATGTGAAAACTTTAATGGTGAGGAGGACCTTATATGTAGTGAGGATTTCTGTTTATTGTGGGAAATGAGGGCTATAAGTTTAGACCAAGCACTGATATTCttgattaaaaaatagtttcttgTCACATGACCACTTAAAAAAGTCaatgtacatttttttaatcttgacCATTTATATGTGGTTACATGGTTATAGATTTAGATGCAACACCTTCACTCATGCTTATCTTTTATTATAAGCGGTAGTTGGGATGGtagttttttattcttaattaataatgGAGTGATAGAAtgacatttttactttttgaaagAATGTTTCTAGATAAGTAGATCTTCAACAATTATCCCATTTCTCCTTGTCTTTATCTTTACGGAAGTGGCTTAAGCATTAGCAGAGATTTGGCTACACCGAATGTAAGAACACCATGTTTACCTGTGATTCTGAACTGTAAGCAAGGTTGAAGGAGAATTTGAGATCTCCCTTTTGACATTAAtgtgaaagaaagcatatactTTGGGACCAACAAATTGCAGCCTTGTATCTTGGATCCAGTAGTTAAGAGGACAACCTAAAATATGTTTGCACTGCTTATAGGTGCTTGAGTACGGGTGTCTAGCTGTAATGAAATGTGATTTTCTTAAGCTAGAAAAAATGATTGTTTTGGGAAGACTGGTCCTGATTTTATTATGTTCTGTTACTTGGGCTTGTAGACCATGTGAAGTGGTGAGAGCTTTTGAAAGTATAGACAGCAAAAATATGGTCCTCTGATGTGTACCCTGTGCAACATATGATGGATCAACCTTAGGTGGGGAAGAAACTGGAGATAACTGTTAGTAAAGCTAGGACCTTGATATTGGATGCATTAATTGGACTAAAAATAAAGGCTATGAAACTTCCTTATTATTGTGCGGTTTAGGTAATTGTATTTCGGCCAGAGTGGAACAGCATCACGGTTTAACCTCTTACTTAGGAAATTCATATTAGATAAACTGATATGTTAAAACTGACCGTACAATAAAAGGGGTATTATTTGTCAACCGACCTGTCAAAAACTAAGTAGCATTGTTTTAAACTACACCCCTACCGGAAAAAAAACTCTCAAACTGTTTTCGTCAAGAGTGATTTTGAGCTATTAAAATGAAATCCTCCTGAAGGAATCTCTCAAGGAAGGATGGGTCATGCTTGATCACTTTGATCTCACCTCAATAAATAATACGGTGGTTGTGAGCTTCCACATCTAGTCATAAGTGAATATGccatatttttcagttttatatGTTGAATTTCGACTGTCAATCTGTCAGTCTATGCATTACTTTTTATCTCGGAATTTTTAAATCATGTGAGAATTATTGCTGACTTTTGAACTTCAACTAATGAATGCATGATTTTGCCATCCTTATGTAAAAGAGAACAATAGTTATTGTAATATTAATGAACTTAGATATTTGTTACAGGTAGATCCCCAGACCAGGAATCAGTAGGGTCTGGGACAAAGAGATCCAGTGTATCATCTGGGGGTAGGCCTCGGAATCAGCAGTTCTTCTATAAGTTTGTTGATAGTGACAGCTTGACTGCAAAACTTGTAGATTGGTTTGGATCTGTAACAGAAGACTGTGCATTGAAACAGCAGGCATTTGATGTTCCATTTGAGTTGATTGAACTTCAAAAATTTGATTATGCATTGGAAGGGATTTCATTTCAGCAGCTGACACGCATGCCCAATGCTGTTCACGCTTCTACATCCGATGCTTTAGAAGCAACAGCTTATCTCGCCATTGAAGATTTTTTACATGCAGGTATAAAAGGCTTGTGGGAGGCATTTTGGAGTCAAGATGAGCCCATGCCTTTTTCTGTGGCTTGTCTGTATAATTCCAACATGAAGTTTTATCAGGCTGAACAGGCTATTGCCAATGGAAGGCTTGGAGGTCTTTGTGGTACTGGTATATTGCTCAATAATTCTCGACATCCTCATGGAAAATGGGATCATGTCCTTGAATTGGCACTTCTAAGGCCTGATATTGGAGGCCATGCTGTTGGCAGTGATCGTCAGCCTTCTCCATCAGTTCTTGGAGAAGCTCTATTTTATGCTCTTCGAATGCTATTGGCAAGGAGTGTAAGTAGACTGAGCTTCTTTCCAGATCCATGCACAGTGTTTGTTCTTCTAGTTGATTCTCAATATGGGGGAGTTGTAAAGGTTGAAGGAGATGTAAATAAGCTCAAATTTGACCTGAATAATGTTTATGAATGTGCTGCTGAATGGGTAAAAAATCATTCTAGAATTTCTGTTTCCCCAATTGATAGGATCTGGAACAAACTTGGAAATGCAAATTGGGGAGATATTGGTGCGCTACAGGTACTATTTGCAACCTTCCACTGTATAATGCAATTTGCCGGAATGCCCAAGCACTCTGTTGAGGATTTAGCTGCTGATCATAGTTCACGTCTCCAAACAAGAAGAGTTGAGAGGCAGTTAGGAGATAGCAGCGTAAATGGAAATGGTGTATATCGATACCAACAACGTAGTGTTTCCCCTGAAATTGTTGAAGTTGAGGATGATTTAGTTAAAGTTGATTCCAAGGAGCCTATGATATCAGAAGGAACCATATTATGGCTGGAGGATTCAGATTGGCAAAAGGGTTATCAGATTAAGGAGGTAATCAACACTGGTGAATTGACATACTTCATTGCATCCCATGTTGAAGACCAAGGAAAAAATCTGTTCCTATATGTGGGCTCTCATCCGTCCCAGCTGGAACCAGCATGGGAAGATATGAATCTATGGTATCAAGTTCAGAGGCAGACCAAAGTATTGACAATAATGAAGCAGAAAGGTCTTTCAAGCAAATATCTGCCTCAATTGAGTGCCTCTGGTAGGATCATACACCCAGGTCATTGTCGCCGACCCAGTTCTGGTGGAAATTGTGACCACCCGTGGTGTGGGACCCCTGTTCTTGTAACCAGTCCAGTTGGTGAGACAGTAGCTGAAATGGTACGCAATGGTCAATTTGGTTCAGAGGAAGCTATCAGATGTTGCCACGATTGCTTATCAGCGCTTTCAGCTGTTGCTTCTGCTGGAATTCGGCATGGAGACATCAGGCCGGAGAATGTGATATGTGTAAAGTCTGGCGTGAGGCACCCTTATTTTGTTCTTATTGGATGGGGTCATGCCATTCTTGAAGATAGAGATCGTCCGGCTATGAACCTTCATTTCTCATCTACTTATGCACTTCAAGAAGGAAAGCTATGCTCTGCTTCAGATGCTGAAAGCCTAGTTTATATGCTTTATTATTCATGTGGTGGAGTTTTCCCAGATCTAGATTCCGTAGAGGGAGCTCTACTATGGAGGGAGACATCTTGGTCAAGGAGATTAATTCAGCAGAAGCTGGGTGATATTTCCACAGTGCTGAAAGCTTTTGCTGATTATGTTGATAGTCTATGTGGGACACCTTATCCTATGGATTATGAAATATGGCTGAGAAGGTTGAGGCGAAATATTCATGAAGATGATCATGGAAAGGAAATTGATGCAACAGGCTAGGCTTTCAAACTGGGTCCAATGTCCGAAATGGAAAGCCTTCGTCTTAACGTGTTTCTCATTGCAATGCTTGGACTTTTGGGTGGTAAATAAAACATGGAAGTCATTGGTTTGATCTCTGGTGCTCATGCATTTATATACCAAGAACGATTTATTTGAGGAATGGTTAGTGCATTCCATGAAATGAGCATGTCATGATTGCTCATGTCGGTCTGCTGTATCCTCCATAAATCTTGAGACTTGATTGGTGCCATCTTTGGGTTTACGAAGAATAATCATTCCTTCATTTTGAGGTGCCAAAACATGACTTTAACAGCTTTCTTTCCATTTCATTTTTCTGGTGATGAGTTTCTAATCGAAGTAATCAATCTGTATTGATAACATCATTCGTTTGTAAAGATAAAAAGGTCTTTTTAGAATGCTTGGTGTTTGTGCAGTTGCTTGGCTCCTGGCCATTCTGAACGGTACAAACTGCACATGACATGTAAACCTATTCTGTAAATGTGTTGTTTTTCTTGTGTTCATTgggtttctttttcacttttgatTTTCTGTCTCTAATTTGTTTCCATTTCCCATATATGTGCTTTAAGCCTTCAACTTCATGAGGAAAAGGGATGTTGTAGTTGTTTCTATCACCATCTAAACTGTCCATTTGTTGTGGGATAGACTGAGAACATCATCGTAGAACCTTGGAGAAAGAAACAACTATTTATATATCAGATGCGCTACCTTACATCCATTTTCATTCGGTGTTCGTATGAAATTCCTTTACGGCAGCTAAAGTTTCATGCCTCAGGTCTGGTAGGTGAAATTCAGTGTTGTTTACATTGTGAGAAGTTAACTGACACCTTATTAATAACATACAAACTAACAcctttgtttctatttttcttcGTGTATGTAAGAATAGGAATTTGACTTTGAATAAAAATCACTTGTGTTATTTAAAATCATGAAAACATTAGAGCTTTCTGTGTGATGATCGTGTGTTCCATAATTTCAATTAGTTGCTTGGGCTTTGGCTATCAGTATCTAACTTGctagttatatatattttataaactaaatgaaaaagGATACTTCATTAAGG
This sequence is a window from Vigna angularis cultivar LongXiaoDou No.4 chromosome 2, ASM1680809v1, whole genome shotgun sequence. Protein-coding genes within it:
- the LOC108329288 gene encoding uncharacterized protein LOC108329288, which translates into the protein MQGRSPDQESVGSGTKRSSVSSGGRPRNQQFFYKFVDSDSLTAKLVDWFGSVTEDCALKQQAFDVPFELIELQKFDYALEGISFQQLTRMPNAVHASTSDALEATAYLAIEDFLHAGIKGLWEAFWSQDEPMPFSVACLYNSNMKFYQAEQAIANGRLGGLCGTGILLNNSRHPHGKWDHVLELALLRPDIGGHAVGSDRQPSPSVLGEALFYALRMLLARSVSRLSFFPDPCTVFVLLVDSQYGGVVKVEGDVNKLKFDLNNVYECAAEWVKNHSRISVSPIDRIWNKLGNANWGDIGALQVLFATFHCIMQFAGMPKHSVEDLAADHSSRLQTRRVERQLGDSSVNGNGVYRYQQRSVSPEIVEVEDDLVKVDSKEPMISEGTILWLEDSDWQKGYQIKEVINTGELTYFIASHVEDQGKNLFLYVGSHPSQLEPAWEDMNLWYQVQRQTKVLTIMKQKGLSSKYLPQLSASGRIIHPGHCRRPSSGGNCDHPWCGTPVLVTSPVGETVAEMVRNGQFGSEEAIRCCHDCLSALSAVASAGIRHGDIRPENVICVKSGVRHPYFVLIGWGHAILEDRDRPAMNLHFSSTYALQEGKLCSASDAESLVYMLYYSCGGVFPDLDSVEGALLWRETSWSRRLIQQKLGDISTVLKAFADYVDSLCGTPYPMDYEIWLRRLRRNIHEDDHGKEIDATG